The Procambarus clarkii isolate CNS0578487 chromosome 15, FALCON_Pclarkii_2.0, whole genome shotgun sequence genomic interval AAAGTCCCGTTCTATACGGCTCttcgaaaattcagagatttcctGAAAGGTACATTGGATGAATTAAACGAAGAGGAAATTACATTTATTAATGCAAAAGTAAAGAATTTAAAAATGGAACCTAGTGAGAAGGTGGAGCTTGGGTGCGAGGGTCCACCGGTAGACCTATGCCGGCCGCCTGATCCCATGGGTTCCCCAGTGAATGACGAGGATaggctagttatcaaggaagaaaTGGATATGCCTACAAAACTTGATATGGAGGCAGAGGAAGATGAAATTAGCAAAGAAATGCCACGAACACTTTTTAACCTAAATGGGATGACCAGAGAACAGCTAGATTGTATGGATTGTCCCACCATACCTATCAGGAAGAAGCGTGGCAGACCGAAAAAGACTCCAGATGATCCGAATGCCCCGCCCCGTCCTCGGCCTCGGCCTCAAAATACAGACCCATTGATGTTTAATGGTGAGCAAccaataaagaaaaaaagaggaagacCAAAGAAAGTTTTAGAAGATGGCACTATTCCTCCACCAAAGCGACCGGGAAGGAAACCTAAAGCTCTAAAAGAAATGTTAGCACAGCAGCAAGGGCAACATCTTCACCATCCGCAGCATCTAAGTCAGCATCCTCAATTAAGTCAGCAGTTAGGTCAGCAGCAGCCCCCACCTCCACCTGTAGGAATGGCACATATGAATGGAATGATGTCCCCAACAGGGTTTAGCCCAAACCCAGGTGCTCAGACATTCTCTCCACAATATGGTAGCCATACCCCTGTTCATGGAGGTGGTAGCCTCACCCCAAATCACACTGGTAGCCAGACCCCTGGCCATAATCAGGGTCCTGGCCacaatcaaccccctgttcaCACTCAGACTCCAGGCCTCAATCAGAACCCCAACCACCCTGCAGCAATGGTTCCAAGAGGACCAACTCCACAACAGTTTGGTCAGTCTCCAGGATATTCCCCTGGTCCAGCGGTCAACCCTGTCAACCCTCAACACCAGCAAAGAACAGCGACATCTTACGGTCAACAACAAACGGATACGCCATCAGATTTAAAAGTTGATGAAGAGCACCACTTAGGTCTTTCTTCTCCTCCTGCATCGCCCCTCATGACGCAACCAGATTTTGAGCCTCCTAGCAGCATGCCAGAAGGAGACATGTCTATTGGTGCTTCAGACACTCAAAGTTCTGCAGCTCTCACTCCAAGTCATCAAGAAGATGGTAAGGCATCTGTACCATTAGCTACCAGGGACCAGCCCCAACTCACCCCTACAATGCCTGGCCAATTCTCCAACCCCACAACCCCAGTAGATGGCAGCTCATACCAGAATTACCCTTCATATCCTTCAAACGCTTCACACTCACCATCAATGGTGAAACCATCTGCTGTACACCCGGGGCAGTCACCGACGATTGTGAGCAAGGGGGATGTAGCATCGAAGAGCTTATCTGGTCTTGAGTCATTAGTAGACCAGATACCTAgcctaaatgaacatgaaacaagcAGCCAACATTCTGCTCACTCAAATTCTGCCCCTTGTTCCAATCCTACTACCCCTGGCCCCCCTGCGGGATCAGCCCCCTTCAGCCCTGGTCACGTTCCGCCCACCTCCACATACCAGAGCTACCCAGGGGGAGGCAGCTCAGGAGCTTCAGCATACCCCACCTCCCACTATGGCTCACCTCAGTCTTCACACCCATATTCCCCTCACTATAGCTCCAACAGTACAAACCTCAGTACAAATTTCAGTGTGAGCTCACTGGCAAATAGCAGCATTAGTACCACTATGTCGTATAGTAGTGCTTATGacctggggtcaccacaagcGTCAACTAGCTCATTTAGTGTGTCATCGTTGACGAGCAGTGCCCCAGCCCCTTCCCCCTCCATGTACAGCCAGTCCTATTCTCCTGCTCCTCCATCTGCCCCTGGCCCACCCCCTCACTCCTCTTATCCAGATATTATGAGCCCCTCAATGTTGGCTCCAACCCCTTCCATGGGCTCATCTTTTATGGGATCTCCCAGCCTAATGAGTTCACCCACACCCATGAGCTCAAGTATGGGTGGATCCTCCATGGGTCCCATGGGtgctcttcactcctccatgggcATGACAGGGTCACAACTACCATACCCTTATTCACAATATAGTGATGCTGCACCTGGATATCCCCCTCCAGGGCACTCCACTTTTCCCTATCCCCCAACAGCTCCCGGGTTTCACGTACCCTCTCCACGCTTCCCTTACCCGTCCCCTTATGCTAACTCCCCCTATACTCAAGGCTACTCTCAGAATGCCGTGCTGGAGCGTATCAAACAAACCAGTATGGGCATGGGCTTTGGGGGATTTTAAGGTGCAAGGATAGTAATGATAGAAGTACTCTGGTGTAGTGTACTAGCCATGTAAAGGAAATAGGTCTCACTGTTTCCCATGCTCACTGTATCGTCTCAGTGTCAGTTCCTTGTTTTAgcttttttatatatttgttacCCTTGAGCACCTGGTAAGCTCCACTTCCGTCTCCTCACTGTCAAGTGATAAAGTGAAGGAGGTTGTGGCACTTGAGTGATTAATTGTATGTAAACTGTTCTCTGTGTGTGGAGAAGGGAGTGTTTGCCATATATGACAGGGTAATAATAATTGCTAAGCATTGTGATGCACCAGAGCAGCACTCCTCCCCTCAGTGAACAGCGTCAAGTGTTGCATCACCATTCCTGCGTTGTGCACTAATAATGGCCAGTGATCTCATGAGCCGTGTAACAGGCCAACTGACCGATCTGCCTCGTGGCAGATTCACCACAGCTCACAAACGCTAGGATCCACCTCTCTGGATGGTCCCGTTGACCATCCAGGAGCACAGTCCCACTGTAACAGTAAACAAGGGGACATAAAACAAGTACTTTCTATCAGTGAAACTGGGGACTAAGTCCTCCACAACAGTGATTTTAGAGGCTAAAAAGCCCCACATAACAGTGAACAATAAAACTGGAAGGTCCTGCCAGAAGTGAACTGAGCTTACCCCCATGTGCATCAATCTTTACAGACTGTGTGACAGAAACTTGTGATgtggagaagtgtgtgtgtgtggaagtgacAAACAAGGAGTCCCATTTGGCTTCCACATGGTGATGAAAAATAAGTGGTTTTGGTACCCAGTCCAGGAGGATTGTGAACAAGTATGTGTTGAGACAGTTCCTTCCAACAGATAATGTAAAGTAGTATTAAGAAGCCAGACCCTTTTATATGGACAGCACAATACTCTTTTGGTGCAATATAGTCATCAATCATTCATGCGCACAGTGTTGACAGATGTTTTTGAAATTATATTAACACACTTGTTTATATCTACCACCCATATTTGCAGTTTAATGATTTGTAGTAAAAAACCCCCCAGAACAAAATTGTCACAGACTATTTGATACAGTTTGTTAAGCCATGAATATTTCAAGGGTACTATCTACTTCACAGTAGACACATGTTTTGGAGATATAATGAGGAAAGGCACTTTTGCTGGTCGACACCTGTTCAATTGCAGTACATAAACTTAGCTGACCAATCATACAAGTTCATTTTGTTTTGTTGTCATCTAATTTTCCTTGCACTGCCTGAATATATAGATGCAGCTCATGTTGCTATATAATAATCGAGGCTGTAGGAACTGTGTAATTATGTGAGGTTAGGTGTTGGTAACATTTGCATTGTGTGTAGACTGTCAAAAGTACATTCCCTTAATATATCTCTTAAGAATCTCATTACACTAGTTTCAAGGACTTCTGATTGCTCATATATAATACTGACTATGTTGGGTTAATTTAATAATGACAAATAATTCTTGACATAATTATCAATGCCATGGCTTTGCATCTGGCGTCTGTATCCAACTATTGATTGATACGTAACTCTTGTATCCAACTGTTTGAAACCTGGTGTCTGCCCGCAAGCAGTAGACAGTCAGGGTTGTGGTGTCGAGCTGTGTTAAGGAGCATCAAATTGCAGTAGTTAATTGGCTAATATTTCCCACCATGTTTAACTCAAGTTAAGGCTATAATTTACTTATATAAATTCATGTGTGGTACAAATAATATATCTAATGTTGAATATTTTGGGAAAtctgtaaaaaaaataaaaataatcagtttatataatatatactgtatatgataaTTTAAGTAAAATTTGACATGATGAAGATAATAGAGATATATGTCAGCACAGTCTAGAAGCTGAGTAGTGGTCTGTGTTATTATCGTGGGGGGGACACATACACCTTAGTCAGGTACAGGGCAGGTTGTACAGTATAGTTTCTTATGGCTCTGTAAGTTTCCTCTGCCATGTTTAACAGTCTTTTATCTGGTACAATGACACTTTCAGcagggaaatgaatggttgtattCTGAATgtcaagactgtgtgtgtgtgtggggggggagggaaggcgtGTTTGACTTACGTGTGGGTGGGTTGTTGTTGTGGGCCTTTTTAGAGGGTTGGAATGGTTGTATTAATGTTGGTTGTATGTATGATCTTTGTTATCTACAAGAATATATATTGTTAGATGTTTAATTGGTTGATAAACCAGTTGTAAATCTGTATTACCTGTCATTTTGAGGGGAACAGAGGCAAAGACTCAAATAATTTATATGTAATGAATAGTTTTGCCAAGTAAATTTATCGAATAAAAGGATAATGGGATCCTTTTAACCCAGATACTTTTTTCCAGAGGTAACTTTTTTATGCATTTTtgctttgttgatgtgtatgttgTTAAGgggatatatttgttttattactGAAGATTCTCTGTAGCAGTTCACAGATTGTGCTGACATTATTCCACAATAGCTCAGGCTGGAAACTAGAAAACCCTACTGGTGCAGTTGAGGCAGCTAAAAATACACTAAAGATGTTTCCCCAGACTGCTAACTGGACCgacgggtggaggtgagagtctcGTGTGAGCTCCCCCCAACGTGGTCACTGGCAGCttggccaccaccaacactgcttcAGTTTTCCCATGACCCTGACAAACATATCAGACCACCTGCTTGATGGCAAACATTATTACTGTTTTTAGGAGAAATTAAAATCAAAACGATTGTAATCTATGCAAGTTATAATGTTTTGGCATAAATGTTTTCGCCTCAATAATGTGTAAAAGTCAATAGCTCATCCACACTTCAGATCATGATGACCGTGAATACATTTTCAGCTGTGGCTCTTTTTTTTCGACTTACTAAGCAATAAGACGAGAGGATCAGTAGTAGTGTGCATACTTTAGTGTTGACAACCCCTGTAGGTGTGGTTGGTGTGTAGGGTCAGTGGTGCAAGGTGCTAATCTTGGCAGCCTCACCACCCCCTGTCTTTCTCCCTCGGCTACCAGGTACCATATCTGTAACTttgccaccaccacaggtgtcACTTTTGAATGGTGGTTATTGTGTGCACAAGGTGCCACTGGTGCACATGTATGATTGTGTATATTATGAGTGTATTATaggtgtgtcatgggtgtggtggtgtagtatagGGTGTGTACCAGGATACCGTGGGAAGGGTCCGGTGTGCCGCATGATCTCATTGTTAATGTGTTGTCCCCCCGTGGCTCAaggccccccttccctctcccagtctttcctgtggtgcctgtggtggtggtggtagtgacagtggtgttggtgagctaatgtcagtagtggtgatggtggtggtggcagcgttatatcactaccatcaccatttaTGGATAGTTCACCTCCCTTTCCTCTCAGCTGGCGGTCTCACCCAACCTCTCCCGGTACCTAACGTGTCTTGTTCCAGTCTTTTCTATATTAGAAATGTTCTTATGTTATCATTAATGTGCTTTATTTATTCTCACTTTAATTTTTTGTTGATACACTTTTAGATAGTGTAGCTACGTTTTTCACCCTCGGCTAGGGTCGGGGGTGCAAGCGCTGTCACTGGTGACGTGTGTGGCACCGTATTCCATCCATGACTAGTTTACCTCACGTTCCTCTCCGTATTTATAGCTTATATTTTGAGAGCATTTTGTGTGTATATAGCTTTTCTCTTTCACCTTCTAATGCAATTTCCTCTTACAGAGGTGGTGTGAATCTCACGCCCTGTCCCTCACCCTCcccgtccccccttcccttaacagCTTCCCATGACCATAGGCTCGTGGCCAGCTTCTTCACACTTTGCTATCTTTTTTTTCTTCTTGTTTTGTATAAAGTGAAAACAGTAGGTTTAGGCTTCCCCCTAGGTGGTGCTCTGAGCTACCCAGGACTTACTGAGAGTTTTGTACCAGCCTGTGTTTGACGTCAGTGCAGTCTTCAGTTTGTGTATGATGAGAATAATGAGGATAGTCGTGTGTTGCTCTGAAGGTAGGCAGGTATCCATGTGGGTAGAGTACATAAATAAGTTTTGTAATTTATACCAGATGTTtcatatatttttaaaatatttattGCCGTTACTGCACTTTTTCCGTTATGGGCACGGAAGGTCTCTCTGCTTCTCGCTGTTGAGCTTTAATGAATCCATTGTTGCAGCCATGAGTGGTATGGGCAAGTGGCCTGCTGAGGCACTTTGCCCACTCCTGCATCTCCATGCCCACACATGCCCCATTCTGTCACAAGTAGGTTGCCATGTctgccgcctgcctgcctgccagcagtATGGCAACCTCATGCCCTGGGATGCTTCTACTCAACTCTTTTGGTATTGTTTTAAATACCAGGTGTGTCAATAATAAGCATTGTTATAGGTGTGGACAtggaggtggtgctggtgtgtgtgactggtggtgtggatGTGACCTGCTGGCCTACCTACAGGTCACTCCTCATCTACACAGGTCACTGGTCGCCCCTCATTCATTGCTCTGGGCCGGCGCCCCTCCCCCCTGGGCAgccatccccccactcccccccctctcgCAACTGATACCTGTGTTTTTATTTGAAAAGTCTGTACAGTTCTTGTGTAATGACTAGAAATATTACTGatgataataaataatatacatGTGTTGtgatttctcaaacaaaataaatAGTGTGAATTGTGTTCCTAATGACCTCTTGTTATTTACCCTAAATTATTATCACTTGCCTGGATGATGCATCACTGTTCACATatataattaaacaaaatataaagaCAAAAGTTTAGAATGAGCTTgtagtatataatgtatataaataatgTTTTGTAGACTAGTAGACAGATGGATTAAATTAAACACGTGGGTAGTGGGTGCCAAAACTATTGGAAACTTGAAAACTTTAACGGCAAAGATTATATGGAAGACAACACACACCTTGAGCATAACTCTCATCCTGCAATTATAATTAGGTAGAGAGAGAAATCCCATGTTCTACAGCAACATCTATATATTGTATAATCCAATATTTGTTATATTCAGAGAATGTCTCAATAACAGGGCTGAAAATAGGATGAGCCCAAGTTATTGATATTTGATGCTAATACAAGCGAGCATAAGCAATTCATGTGTGGGCATTAATCTGCAAAAGTATATCATTCTGTTAGAGTTGCCAAAATAGCCTAGATGTTGGCTATGTTGGCGTTCGAAGACAAATACCTTTTTAGATCATGCCATCACCTGGGAATGCTGGCCATAGGCCAGTCTCTGGAAGTAGAACTCCGGAAGTCATCAACAGGTAAGTTTTCATGTAAGAGTTATTGTATTGGCAGTCAGGAAAAGTGCAGTGATGTGAAGATGCCTAACATGCTTGGTCCTCAAATTGTAATTTTGTAGCGCACCAATAAGAAAGCTTCTGCCATGGCTGAACGATAAGAGGCTACAGTATTAAGCCTCAACTAACAACCAAGAAAAAGACTTTACAACAGAAATGACATAGAAAGAAAACAAAGATTCAGAGGGAAAGGAATATAAATGTAGAGTCCCAAATGACCCACATTGTCACTGGGGATGCCGAGACAGGAAAAACGGTTCAAACCAGGCATGGAGGAAAAAGAGCAAAGGATAGGTAGAGAGGATGGGACATGGATGTAGTAAGGATGGCTGAGAGGGTCACTCAGCAGCGGACTGCCGAGGGGGTAGGAGATAGAGACATCCAAGTTCAGGGCACTGTCGTGAGGACATTTAAATGACTACGGAGCAGGAGGCGGGAGAAGGTGTGCTGTTGTTGTATTGAAAGTACAAGGTGGACAGTTGCATTCTGAAGTGAGCACAGGATCGTGAGAATGGAGAGTGGCCACCACTGCAATCAATACCTAAATATTGCCAGATTTGACTCCAAAATGGCAAAATATCAGTGCACTGATCGAGCCTGAGCACCATGGCCAAATTTCCACCATCTATTGCATCGGTGAAGAGTGAAGACATATTCCTGGTCAGAATATttgacacccctcccccccccctatttcccccccttccccttaagACAACCGAGGCTGGAAGGGTTCAATCTTCGAATGTAATTTTAACTACACCAAGGGGGCTAGAACGGCGACTGTGAGGGGGCAGGTgagtacttaagaacataagaacaaaggtaactgcagaaagcctattggctcatacgaggcagctcctatttattaccacccaatcccactcatatccatgtccaacccacgcttgaaacaatcgagggaccccacctctactAAATATAAACTTTCAGCATCGAACACAAATGACTTCTCACTTGTTGACTGCtttagttaattgacagttgagaggcaggaccaaagagccagagctcaacccccgcaagcacaactaggtaagtactacATATAAAATACCAAGCATtgattgattgaagattaagccacccaaggggtggcacgggcatgaatagcccgtaaaatacCAAACAATCAAAACAGTGATTAAATATTTCGATTAAGCCAcctcttcaagttcaagtatgtttattgagacaaaaaagaaatatatctcaaagggatagagtagcttaggctatttctaccccccaagccACCTCTGACCTACAAGTCACTCCAGTCGGACCATCATTCATAGAAAACGTGACTACACTACAAGGAGTGTAGCGACCAGTTGCcgccatcaacacaagacaggagCCCCGCACTGCTCTGTGTGGCGCGGGGCCGGTGTTTGTCACCCTGAGGGGCTCCTGGGCCTCCCCCAATCATCTGCTtgactgtgcgtttatttgccgtatggcatattagtttctagtgattggcgtcactcgttttgcgATTTGGATTGGCGTTCcacctttcctggcttcgcgattcacccttaacgggtacgccggggcgcatccgatcccactatcgtcgtcgcccctaaatcaacaacacaaGACAGGAGCCCCGCACTGTGCAGCATCATCAGGTGTCACGCCATACCCTTCAGCTTCATCCGGCATGTCCGTGGCCTGAGGAGACTGTAGGGATCCCGTCTCTCTCTTTGCTATTGCCCGGTATCGGGCATCCGGTccctcgatcgtcgtcgccctcaatcaccactaacaacaacatcaAGTGTCACTCTAGGAAACACTTCAAGCCTTGTCGCCCTGCATCAAGCGGCATATCTTTGGGGTATCTACTTTGAAGAAAGTTTAAGACAGCGACAAAATCATGGATAACTAAATGCGACTCTTAAATCAAGAAATGGTGAGGACACAACTAACACTGACAGACATAAAGGCGCtgatccctgagcccattatgtgcctctgtaaccctttccactaccgcccacaagatgggtatggggtgcataataaatgaactaaactaactctcaTAGAGACCTTTAAAGTACTGAACAGATTGGACGACATTAATgcagaccacttctttaaaatTTGCAGTGTAACTTACACCAGGGGTAATGGCTTCAAACTCCACGAGTCACGCTGTAAGACGGATAATTAGACGCTTTTTCATCCATATGGAAATAAATTCATGGAATCTCACTTGCCGAAACCGAATATGAtaagatattattattatagtgaaCAAatcagacgggggggggggaaagccctCATGAATAAACTAGAGAACATTAACAAGCCGCCAAGTTTCTGTCCCCTGCCGATGCCACTAAGTCTGGTGGCTGTAAGGTAAGTatacaaaaaaaataattataaattatgcATGTTTACCCTTAAACATTCACAAGGAGCCATTTTCTAGGACGCCGAATAGAAAATGTtagagtatgttgaccagaccacacactagaaggtgaagggacgacgacatttcggtccgtcctggaccattctcacaatcgaattgagaatggtccaggacggaccgaaacgtcgtcgtcccttcaccttctagtgtgtggtctggtcaacatactttagccacgttattgtgactcctcgcctgcaaatgTTAGAGTACATGGAGACATTTGAGAGGAACTGTGGGAGCAAGAGTTCATTAACCTCACACCGTGTTTCTTGGACTAGTCATGTTCTCATTATCAGTGTAATGAGAACATGATCAGTATGCCTCATTACCTGAGGCAGTGTGCTCCTCTCTTGCCTTCACCTGAATATCATTATTAATTACTCAAACTTGCAAAAGTTTTAttaacgggttattcatgcccgtgctacctctgtGGTGGCTTAAATCTTTATCAATCTAAGTTTTGTGTTATATCCCggtcgggacagaaatggttggacgcATTTCCTATCGcctaatgcgtctgttcacctagcagtgagagtAGGtgttcaggagttagtcagcttgtgtccagtaattcgaccttggaacctgggggggggggggtgtgatcgcgatataagcctaacgtgtatgaatacattctgccttcctgtcccctgatacaatgaattattataattattacatataaaatatttaaattgttgaAGTGTCTGTTTCTCTCTTTGAAGTAAAGGGGAAAAAATTGTCAAtctagtgattatatatatatatatatatatatatatatatatatatatatatatatatatatatatatatatatatatatatatatatatatatatatatataatttcacttTTCTGACAGGAGGAGGTGGACTTCAGCGTGCGTCAACTGTCAGGTGCAGCCGAGCACTGGACAGGgctccatacgaggcagttgctTGGTAGAGTGGTGGTTATGACGTCATTAATGGAGTAAGTCCCACCCTCCGCTAGATGACGTCATTGAGTCAGGCTtaagtccctccccctccctgatgacgtcacggtctcagagcaccacaacaacaacccactTCATGACCCATTGTTGAAGCTCGAGTTAGTTTCAACATCTTGTTCAGTTTACGCCAAAACTCGCTCTCAATTTCGTGCTGCTTTAGATGGAATTCCTCATTTTCTACTCTTTATATCGAAATATTGACAACAGCTGGTCAGTAGGCTATGGTGGCGCGGTTAATAACTGCTAGGCTTCAAGCTAGGTTCCTAGGCTTTAAGCTAGGTTCCTAGGCTTTAAGCTAGGTTCCTAGGCTTCAAGCTCAAGCCAAAATCAATTTACACATCATTCTAATTAGAGGTTGAGCACGATTATGAACGTCAACCGCTAGTGTATGTATCATCTTAGGATACTGAGAAATACCTTGGGGAAGTAGAggagacatgggggggggggaggggcgccgTGCGGGTACAACGTTGGCATGGGAAGTCCCAGTGGGTATTGGCGGGTGGCATCAGTTAGTTGCTAGTGGGCCAGTAACACGGAACCTGCTTCAGTGGGCAGTGGGGGAAATACCTGCCAGCATGCTGTCTACAGATCTTCGACATAACCATGTTGGCGTGGGAACCAGGATtgtaggtgggtggtgacgataggCGGTCACAATAGGTGTTGTAggtgaatggtggtagtggtttaCCTATCTACGTGGATATGTGTGTGCTCTTCATgccccgcccaccaccagccttgTTGCACCTGCTGTGTTGTAAGTTAAATATGCTGACTTTcagattctttgtcgaatctggccttgaaGTTGTGGACGGAGGTGGCTCTCAACTCTTTCCTTCGTACATAGCACTTGTTGACCGCCCCCGTGCTGGGGACGAGGATTTCCTTACATTCTTTCGACTCATTTGTgttttcagcttccacctgtgtcgtcttggtagtggtagtgggagCTATGATATGTTAGCACATGTCTGGTAGTTATGTTGGCTGacgcccattaccaccaccagtactaccaacaccactaccactataacACCACCATCGTTCCCATCAGCATTACCAGCACCATCATCATGACCACAACTGTTACCGAGACTACCTTTATTAAAGCCACTAACATCACTAAACCCACTATCAATGGTAGGTAAATACCactctaaccaccaccaccaccattgccaccaccatcgccaccaccaccatcgccaccaccaccatcgccaccaccaccatcgccaccaccaccatcgccaccaccaccatcgccaccaccatcatcactaccaccaccaccactatgagaGGCTTTACGTCTATGTGCAGAGGTTGGCACCACTCCAGCATCGTGCACGCTCCCCTCCTCGGCTCCTgccaacaccacagccaccaccaccaccaccaccactgccagagcgctgacctcaccaccaccaccaccactaccaccaccactaccaccaccaccaccaggccccaacaagaaatatggaggaggAAAGCAAgcacagggatgaggaggaggagatagAAGGGCTACAAGGAGCTTCACTGGGAAGGAAGTTGCAGGAGACTCCGGTATGGGAGAAAGAGAAGTCAGAAGGTCTGGAGGTCACAGAGGATCTAGAGGGCAACCTTGGCAGGAGTGATCAACTCCAGGGAGCTACATTGAAGTAGAAGAATTGAGGGAAATAAATCTCAAAAGAGAAGAAAATGTAAATGAGCTTCAGATTAGAATAAAATCAATGAAAGAGGAATGAAGGGCAGCAGAGGATGCAAGGGGATAAAAAACCCTTATAGAATGAGACTGGAAAATGGGCAACAAGATGAAGAAATTCCATTCACTAGGGCTCCAGGAGACTCGAATTCTagacctccccccacacacatgtGTTATAAGACGAAGAAAACTTTTGCTGAAGTGGTTCAAGGGATCAGAGACACATCAGATCAGTAAATCAACAGTGATAGATGCTGTAAATAGCCAGAAGATAAAATGTACAATGCAGGAGCTGGAGAGGGAAAAATCGGTAGTAATCTTTAATCTACCGGAGCCAAATGGAGACAAATGAGAATGGATTGAGACC includes:
- the LOC123759033 gene encoding uncharacterized protein isoform X1 (The sequence of the model RefSeq protein was modified relative to this genomic sequence to represent the inferred CDS: added 9 bases not found in genome assembly); its protein translation is MMMVVAREGSSRMEVLDGHPTPASPDPSDPQSHLNMGGVSPAEGPTPPAPPPPPPQQQPQSDGYWNMHLEVLSKLKGEVKDWYEGDSLDAGLGQVGGVKQEQDPYAPYSHLHQSHPMTPESMHGSSLNGPHNGPLGPHNGPHMGYPLQQQTQPQHQQHYQGYQSHPGMGDIAPMSPGYQGHPRHPQQHMAQQHMGHHMGQYPDQTHGQYGQYGQMGGHMGQGMQGHPGHEGPPGREGDPYSFVDEYSGPPPRPVEEVLGQTQPKRRGRKPKHIKLMENGTYLGMERPEIQPSPTGPTGSTGSDNSGDPLAIAAAQAAHEAKKRKWKQLGPDGKPVLAPIKQRKKVDRFDGIPEEEVTKKTLPDHLSPNLDIVIIGINPGLFAAYKGHHYAGPGNHFSSFYDQGKCLYLSGLIPEPLTSDDDFRLLEHGIGFTNIVARTTRGSADLTRKEIKEGGQILLSKLQRYQPRIAVFNGKGIYEIFSGKKEFSFGRQPEKIEGTRTHVWVMPSSSARCAQLPRALDKVPFYTALRKFRDFLKGTLDELNEEEITFINAKVKNLKMEPSEKVELGCEGPPVDLCRPPDPMGSPVNDEDRLVIKEEMDMPTKLDMEAEEDEISKEMPRTLFNLNGMTREQLDCMDCPTIPIRKKRGRPKKTPDDPNAPPRPRPRPQNTDPLMFNGEQPIKKKRGRPKKVLEDGTIPPPKRPGRKPKALKEMLAQQQGQHLHHPQHLSQHPQLSQQLGQQQPPPPPVGMAHMNGMMSPTGFSPNPGAQTFSPQYGSHTPVHGGGSLTPNHTGSQTPGHNQGPGHNQPPVHTQTPGLNQNPNHPAAMVPRGPTPQQFGQSPGYSPGPAVNPVNPQHQQRTATSYGQQQTDTPSDLKVDEEHHLGLSSPPASPLMTQPDFEPPSSMPEGDMSIGASDTQSSAALTPSHQEDGKASVPLATRDQPQLTPTMPGQFSNPTTPVDGSSYQNYPSYPSNASHSPSMVKPSAVHPGQSPTIVSKGDVASKSLSGLESLVDQIPSLNEHETSSQHSAHSNSAPCSNPTTPGPPAGSAPFSPGHVPPTSTYQSYPGGGSSGASAYPTSHYGSPQSSHPYSPHYSSNSTNLSTNFSVSSLANSSISTTMSYSSAYDLGSPQASTSSFSVSSLTSSAPAPSPSMYSQSYSPAPPSAPGPPPHSSYPDIMSPSMLAPTPSMGSSFMGSPSLMSSPTPMSSSMGGSSMGPMGALHSSMGMTGSQLPYPYSQYSDAAPGYPPPGHSTFPYPPTAPGFHVPSPRFPYPSPYANSPYTQGYSQNAVLERIKQTSMGMGFGGF